A section of the Fretibacterium sp. OH1220_COT-178 genome encodes:
- a CDS encoding SDR family NAD(P)-dependent oxidoreductase, translated as MGISERAFDFSGKVAVVTGAAQGIGLAIARAFESLGAKVSPWDLNEGEWKADNLTPATRENCLFLKTDVGNLPEVRENMARVHERWGRIDILVCSAGIVHTQPFLDTDEDAFDRVYRVNVKGIFTCNKAVLPFMVERRYGKIVNIGSIAGKTGGGFLGSTLYGSSKGAVIAMTKGIAREMGAFGINVNCICPGPVETSMIREMEPERREAILSSSPLKRFALAEDIANVTLFLASDAARQMTSEIVTVDGGIMKGN; from the coding sequence GTGGGTATATCGGAAAGGGCGTTCGATTTTTCCGGCAAGGTCGCCGTTGTCACCGGTGCCGCGCAGGGAATAGGCCTGGCGATAGCGAGGGCGTTCGAATCGTTGGGGGCGAAGGTTTCGCCGTGGGATTTGAACGAAGGGGAGTGGAAGGCGGACAACCTTACCCCTGCGACGCGAGAAAACTGCTTGTTTCTGAAGACCGATGTGGGCAACCTGCCCGAGGTGAGGGAAAACATGGCGCGCGTCCATGAGCGCTGGGGGCGGATCGATATCCTGGTTTGTTCGGCGGGAATCGTTCACACGCAGCCCTTTCTCGATACCGATGAGGATGCCTTCGACAGGGTCTACCGAGTCAACGTCAAGGGCATCTTCACGTGCAACAAGGCCGTACTTCCCTTCATGGTGGAACGTCGTTACGGAAAGATCGTCAATATCGGCTCCATTGCGGGAAAGACCGGCGGCGGTTTTCTGGGCAGTACGCTTTATGGATCCTCCAAGGGGGCCGTCATCGCAATGACGAAGGGAATTGCGCGGGAGATGGGAGCCTTCGGGATCAACGTGAACTGCATCTGTCCGGGACCCGTCGAGACGAGCATGATTCGGGAGATGGAGCCCGAACGTCGGGAAGCCATTTTGAGCTCGTCGCCGCTGAAGCGTTTTGCTTTGGCGGAGGACATCGCAAACGTGACGCTCTTTCTGGCCTCGGATGCCGCGAGGCAGATGACGTCCGAGATCGTTACCGTCGACGGCGGAATCATGAAGGGGAATTGA
- a CDS encoding TRAP transporter large permease: MSGIILLGVFFTLVFLNVPIAVSLGLSSLIGLYLGDFSFAMFPSIMYTAIGKFALLAIPFFILAGVIMEYAGISTRLIRFASVCVGHRKSGLISVVVIVACFFAAISGSGPATVAALGSVLIPAMVKAGYDKGMATALMSASGGIGIIIPPSIAFVVYASIADVSVSALFSGGIVPGILVGIAYVLAAVYVSRGNANIVRQPKASPGEWWAAFKDALWGLMTPVIILGGIYGGIFTPTEAAGVSVVYGLFVGLFIYKEIRLRDLWTLFVDAAISSGVVMFIIAAASVFAWLLATSHIASDISSAMLGLGFNKIALLLIVNVIFLIAGCFLDANSAYYILIPILMPVVTAMKIDPVHFGVFVTVNMAIGLITPPVGINLYVGCNIAKLPVAEICRKIVPFVVAGVLALLLITYIPQITMFLPGILK; the protein is encoded by the coding sequence ATGTCAGGAATAATTCTGCTCGGGGTATTCTTTACCCTGGTCTTCCTGAACGTTCCCATCGCCGTTTCCCTCGGTCTTTCCTCCCTCATCGGCCTTTATTTGGGGGACTTTTCGTTTGCGATGTTCCCCAGCATCATGTACACGGCCATCGGCAAATTCGCCCTGCTCGCCATTCCCTTCTTCATCCTTGCCGGCGTGATCATGGAATATGCGGGGATCTCCACGCGCCTGATCCGCTTTGCATCGGTCTGCGTCGGGCATCGCAAGAGCGGGCTGATATCGGTAGTGGTCATTGTGGCCTGTTTCTTCGCCGCCATCTCCGGGTCCGGTCCGGCGACCGTTGCCGCTTTGGGAAGTGTCCTGATTCCCGCGATGGTCAAGGCGGGGTACGATAAGGGCATGGCGACGGCGCTCATGAGCGCGTCAGGCGGGATTGGGATCATCATTCCCCCGAGCATCGCCTTTGTGGTCTATGCCTCCATCGCCGACGTGTCCGTCAGCGCGTTGTTCAGCGGCGGGATTGTTCCGGGAATCCTTGTCGGGATTGCCTATGTTTTGGCGGCGGTCTACGTATCGCGGGGCAACGCGAACATCGTCCGGCAGCCGAAGGCCAGTCCGGGAGAGTGGTGGGCCGCTTTCAAGGATGCCCTCTGGGGGCTGATGACGCCGGTGATCATTCTGGGCGGCATTTACGGCGGGATCTTCACGCCTACGGAGGCCGCCGGAGTTTCGGTGGTGTATGGCCTCTTCGTCGGCCTCTTCATTTACAAGGAGATCAGGCTCCGCGATCTCTGGACGCTGTTCGTCGATGCCGCCATCTCTTCCGGAGTTGTGATGTTCATCATCGCAGCGGCAAGCGTTTTTGCATGGCTCTTGGCCACAAGCCACATTGCCAGCGACATATCCAGCGCCATGCTGGGGTTGGGGTTCAACAAGATTGCCCTGTTGCTCATCGTCAACGTCATTTTCCTCATTGCGGGCTGTTTTTTGGACGCGAACTCCGCCTATTACATCCTGATCCCCATCCTCATGCCCGTCGTCACCGCGATGAAAATCGATCCGGTGCACTTTGGCGTTTTTGTCACCGTCAATATGGCGATTGGCCTCATAACACCTCCTGTAGGCATCAATCTCTATGTGGGGTGCAACATCGCGAAGCTTCCCGTGGCCGAAATTTGCCGGAAGATCGTTCCCTTTGTCGTGGCGGGCGTCCTTGCGTTGCTACTGATCACTTATATCCCTCAAATAACCATGTTTCTCCCGGGAATTCTGAAATAG
- a CDS encoding TRAP transporter small permease, translating to MARAFDFLEEGLIVLGLAFMTVMNFVNVVSRYCFTNSFSFTEEITVMAFVWVSMLGIAAGFKRSSHLGMSYFVELFPQKMQAFMALFSMFCSVAMMAIMIDEGIVMVEGQIMLGARTPALELPVMVQGLAVPVGGGLIALRALGAGYHEFKRLYWGAGSPADPTGGVPRCQE from the coding sequence ATGGCAAGGGCTTTTGATTTTCTGGAAGAGGGCCTGATCGTCCTTGGGCTCGCTTTCATGACGGTTATGAATTTCGTCAATGTGGTCAGCCGCTATTGTTTTACCAATTCCTTTTCGTTCACGGAAGAGATTACGGTTATGGCCTTCGTTTGGGTCAGCATGCTCGGCATCGCTGCCGGGTTCAAAAGGTCTTCCCATCTCGGAATGAGTTATTTCGTCGAACTTTTTCCCCAAAAAATGCAGGCGTTCATGGCCTTGTTTTCGATGTTCTGTTCCGTCGCGATGATGGCGATCATGATCGACGAGGGCATCGTGATGGTTGAAGGGCAAATCATGCTGGGAGCGAGGACTCCGGCTTTGGAACTGCCCGTAATGGTCCAGGGCCTTGCCGTCCCCGTGGGTGGGGGGCTTATCGCACTGCGGGCGCTGGGTGCGGGTTACCACGAATTCAAGAGGCTCTATTGGGGAGCAGGCTCCCCAGCCGATCCGACGGGAGGGGTGCCCAGATGTCAGGAATAA
- a CDS encoding DctP family TRAP transporter solute-binding subunit — MFVVVACSVSFAKPVELRMNLTTSESSVWMVGAREFKRLVEEKTEGRYVISIFPNEQLSGGDMVKGVEMLFTGVTDVDFHSVINMTGFEPKLTVVTMPWLFPEGYKSVDEILFNGQGGLKLKELIEKKGAHVLAFGENGFRQITNNVRPITGLDDIKQLKIRTPAIAMYVDLFKLFGADPTAMNFAEVFTALQQRTIDGQENPLDTMRSAKIHEVQKYISLWNYSYDPIALSVSGKVWKKLSDADKEIFKEAGVAAMKKQVEASRAMDDEILKLFEKHMTVTRLTPEQIQEFKTAAAPIYDQYKEKIGEDLLRAFGYSFK; from the coding sequence ATGTTTGTCGTGGTCGCTTGTTCCGTGAGTTTTGCAAAACCGGTGGAATTGAGGATGAATCTGACCACCTCCGAGTCGAGCGTCTGGATGGTCGGAGCCAGGGAGTTCAAACGCCTGGTGGAGGAGAAAACGGAGGGAAGGTACGTCATCTCGATCTTCCCGAACGAGCAGCTCTCCGGCGGCGACATGGTGAAGGGGGTGGAGATGCTCTTCACCGGGGTGACGGATGTCGATTTTCATTCCGTCATCAACATGACGGGCTTCGAGCCCAAGTTGACGGTTGTGACCATGCCTTGGCTTTTCCCTGAGGGCTATAAGAGTGTGGACGAAATCTTGTTCAACGGTCAGGGCGGGCTTAAGCTGAAGGAGCTCATAGAGAAAAAGGGCGCTCACGTTTTGGCCTTTGGCGAAAACGGATTCCGTCAGATCACGAACAACGTCCGTCCCATCACCGGCCTCGACGATATCAAGCAGCTCAAGATCCGGACGCCGGCCATCGCCATGTATGTCGACCTCTTCAAGCTGTTTGGTGCGGACCCCACGGCGATGAACTTTGCCGAGGTCTTTACGGCCCTGCAGCAGAGGACCATCGACGGACAGGAAAATCCTCTCGACACCATGCGCAGCGCCAAGATTCACGAGGTTCAGAAATACATCTCCCTGTGGAATTACTCCTATGACCCCATCGCACTTTCCGTCAGCGGAAAGGTCTGGAAAAAACTGAGCGATGCCGACAAGGAGATATTCAAGGAGGCCGGAGTGGCCGCCATGAAGAAGCAGGTCGAGGCCTCTCGGGCCATGGATGACGAGATTCTCAAGCTCTTTGAGAAGCACATGACGGTCACCAGGCTGACTCCGGAGCAGATTCAGGAATTCAAGACGGCTGCTGCGCCCATCTACGACCAGTACAAGGAAAAAATCGGGGAGGATCTCCTCAGGGCTTTCGGCTATTCCTTCAAGTAA
- the lpdA gene encoding dihydrolipoyl dehydrogenase, with the protein MKKRVLVVGGGPGGYVAAIRAAQLGASVTVVERKRPGGTCLNVGCIPTKVLLHAAELYTAIRQEGPTIGIYADNPRFDWGAILKRKQEVVDYMVEGVVGLLKANGVTLVEGTARLAGPRTAEVDGRRIDADAVIVASGSEPSLPPVPGLDLPGILTSDGALSLESLPRSIAIAGGGVIGVEFASVFAAFGVEVTVVEMLPQILPNVDAEIAGILRKSLEARGVTFHTGARLGSVSRDGDGYSLEIGSGGGALRLFAERVLVATGRRPVTRGLGLEEIGVEVQRGRVVTNARMETRVPGVYAVGDCTSPIMLAHVAEREGEVAAENILLEDGHKVHMDYKTVPSAIYTSPAVASVGLSEEEAVRRGHRVRVGRFPLAGNGKSIITGDAAGMVKIVSDERYDEVLGVHMAGGPATDMIAEGGLALRLEATLEELVSTIHPHPTVSEAFPEAAMATWGQAIHFPPA; encoded by the coding sequence TTGAAAAAGAGAGTCCTCGTCGTCGGGGGCGGCCCCGGCGGCTACGTCGCCGCGATACGCGCGGCGCAGCTGGGCGCCTCCGTTACGGTGGTCGAACGAAAGCGTCCGGGCGGCACCTGTCTGAACGTGGGGTGCATCCCCACGAAGGTCCTGCTGCACGCCGCGGAGCTCTACACAGCGATCCGGCAGGAGGGGCCGACGATCGGCATCTATGCCGACAACCCCCGCTTCGACTGGGGGGCGATCCTGAAGCGCAAGCAGGAGGTCGTCGACTACATGGTCGAGGGCGTCGTCGGGCTCCTGAAGGCCAACGGGGTGACGCTGGTCGAGGGGACCGCGCGTCTGGCGGGCCCTCGTACCGCCGAGGTGGACGGGCGCCGCATCGACGCGGACGCCGTCATCGTGGCGTCGGGATCCGAGCCGTCGCTGCCGCCGGTCCCGGGTCTGGACCTTCCCGGTATCCTCACGAGCGACGGGGCCCTGTCCCTGGAGTCCCTGCCCCGGAGCATCGCCATCGCGGGCGGTGGGGTCATCGGCGTGGAGTTCGCCTCCGTCTTCGCGGCGTTCGGCGTGGAGGTGACGGTCGTCGAGATGCTGCCCCAGATCCTGCCGAACGTCGATGCGGAAATAGCGGGAATCCTGCGCAAGTCCCTGGAGGCGCGCGGGGTGACCTTCCACACGGGCGCCCGGCTGGGCAGCGTGTCCAGGGATGGGGACGGCTACTCCCTGGAGATCGGCTCGGGCGGCGGCGCTCTGCGGCTCTTCGCCGAGCGCGTGCTGGTCGCCACGGGCCGGCGTCCCGTGACGCGGGGCCTGGGCCTGGAGGAGATCGGCGTGGAGGTTCAGCGCGGGCGCGTGGTCACGAACGCGCGCATGGAGACGCGCGTCCCGGGCGTCTATGCGGTGGGGGACTGCACCAGCCCCATCATGCTGGCCCATGTGGCGGAGCGCGAGGGCGAGGTGGCCGCGGAGAACATCCTGCTGGAGGACGGGCACAAGGTCCACATGGACTACAAGACGGTCCCCAGCGCGATCTACACGTCCCCGGCCGTCGCCTCCGTGGGGCTGAGCGAGGAGGAGGCCGTGCGGCGCGGACACAGGGTCCGGGTCGGGCGCTTCCCCCTGGCGGGGAACGGCAAGAGCATCATCACGGGCGACGCCGCGGGGATGGTCAAGATCGTCTCCGACGAGCGGTACGACGAGGTGCTGGGCGTGCACATGGCGGGCGGCCCGGCGACGGACATGATCGCGGAGGGCGGCCTGGCGCTTCGTCTGGAGGCGACGCTCGAGGAGCTCGTGTCCACCATCCACCCGCACCCCACGGTCTCGGAGGCGTTCCCCGAGGCGGCGATGGCCACCTGGGGCCAGGCCATCCACTTCCCGCCGGCGTAG
- a CDS encoding dihydrolipoamide acetyltransferase family protein, whose translation PKPSAPAPAAPSAAASAPAAQAPASGPVAASPKAKKIAREKGIDLSALQGTGPRGWVVARDVLEAEGRGVGKASPVAARMAQEAGLDLASLGASGRLMKADVAASIASMGAGANDRVVPATQMRRIIGERMLESVNTIPAVRYFADVDMSELEALRKRLNERMKGGVRISVNDLLMKLCAKLLVETPMLNASVQLEEGRIAGFVLHGSVNVGLAVALPGGLIVPNIKDVQNKGLAEIASARADLVERARCGRLMPDDTMGGTFTLSNLGMVGIDSFTPIINPPEAAILGVGTTREKPVVVDGEVVVRPIATFCLSADHRLIDGADAAAVLAKLKELVENPELFLL comes from the coding sequence CCCCCAAGCCGTCGGCGCCCGCCCCTGCGGCTCCGTCGGCGGCGGCATCGGCCCCTGCGGCCCAGGCCCCCGCGTCGGGGCCCGTGGCCGCGTCGCCGAAGGCCAAGAAGATCGCGCGCGAGAAGGGCATCGACCTCTCCGCATTGCAGGGCACGGGTCCGCGCGGCTGGGTGGTCGCGCGCGACGTCCTGGAGGCGGAGGGGCGGGGAGTCGGAAAAGCCTCGCCCGTCGCGGCGCGGATGGCGCAGGAGGCGGGGCTGGACCTCGCGTCGCTCGGCGCCTCGGGCAGGCTGATGAAGGCCGACGTGGCGGCTTCCATCGCCTCGATGGGCGCGGGCGCCAACGACCGCGTCGTCCCCGCGACGCAGATGCGCCGGATCATCGGGGAACGGATGCTCGAGAGCGTCAACACCATCCCCGCGGTCCGGTACTTCGCGGACGTGGATATGAGCGAGCTGGAGGCCCTGCGCAAGCGCCTGAACGAACGGATGAAGGGCGGCGTCCGCATCTCCGTCAACGACCTTCTGATGAAGCTCTGCGCCAAGCTCCTGGTGGAGACCCCGATGCTCAACGCCTCGGTGCAGCTCGAGGAGGGGCGGATCGCCGGCTTCGTGCTGCACGGCTCGGTGAACGTCGGGCTGGCCGTGGCCCTGCCGGGCGGGCTGATCGTCCCCAACATCAAGGACGTCCAGAACAAGGGGCTTGCGGAGATCGCGAGCGCGCGGGCGGACCTCGTGGAGCGGGCGCGCTGCGGCAGGCTGATGCCGGACGACACCATGGGCGGGACCTTCACCCTGTCCAACCTCGGGATGGTCGGGATCGACAGCTTCACCCCGATCATCAACCCGCCGGAGGCCGCGATCCTCGGGGTCGGGACGACCCGGGAGAAGCCGGTGGTCGTGGACGGCGAGGTGGTCGTCCGGCCCATCGCCACGTTCTGCCTGAGCGCGGACCATCGTCTCATCGACGGGGCCGATGCGGCCGCCGTTCTGGCGAAGCTGAAGGAGCTGGTCGAGAATCCCGAGCTGTTCCTGCTGTAG